Proteins from a single region of Petrotoga mexicana DSM 14811:
- a CDS encoding DUF501 domain-containing protein gives MDSSIISQEDLIIIKKQLGRGVSNVLNIEKRCIYGYPQVIKSFPLKDGKPFPTLYWLTCPYLVEEVSKLEAQQKITEIEKIIQNDPVLRQQMIHAHKEEIKKRMKLLGEKISSLSENMIKKLKQTGIGGIEDFSTIKCLHLHYASYLVGENNPVGEIVDRYIAKKCCDDSRCEKWVGCGAKGR, from the coding sequence TTGGATAGCTCTATTATTTCACAAGAAGACTTAATAATAATAAAAAAACAATTAGGACGTGGTGTAAGTAATGTATTAAATATTGAAAAAAGATGTATATATGGCTATCCTCAAGTAATAAAGAGCTTTCCTTTAAAAGATGGAAAGCCTTTTCCTACTCTTTACTGGTTAACTTGTCCATATTTAGTGGAAGAAGTTTCTAAGTTGGAAGCACAGCAAAAAATCACGGAAATAGAAAAGATTATACAAAATGATCCAGTATTAAGGCAACAAATGATCCATGCTCACAAAGAAGAAATTAAAAAAAGAATGAAGTTATTAGGAGAAAAAATCAGTTCCCTCTCTGAAAACATGATTAAGAAGTTAAAACAAACGGGAATAGGTGGGATTGAGGATTTTTCTACTATAAAGTGCTTACATTTACACTATGCATCTTATTTAGTTGGGGAGAACAATCCCGTGGGGGAAATAGTGGATCGTTATATTGCTAAGAAATGCTGCGACGACAGTAG